The segment ACAGAGCAAAAATGCTCTTCTTTTCGCTTCTTCATATATTTCTTTTAGTGGAACCCTTTTTTTCTCGGCAATTTTCCTGCAATCCTCATACTCAGGTGATATACTTACAATTTTGCCATTGTGATATCCTATTTTAACACTAATTTCCCCATATTTTGTTTCTATTTTCCTTATTTCCCTTTCAATAACATCCCTCTTAACTTTATAATATCTCAGTCCTAATGTTGTTGTTTCTTCAAATATAATTTTCTTTATTTCCTCGATTTTATCATATGTTGATATAACTTTCAGCAAAATTCCGCTCCTCCCCTTTTTCATAATAACGGGCACGATAAAAGCATCATTTGCACCGCTTTTTAAAATCCTGTCAATTAAATAGGGAAAAAATTCAGGATTCATATCATCTATATTTGTTTCTATTACATAAATCCCCTCCTCGCAAACCTCTTTTCCAATAACAACTCTCAAAAAATTTGGAATTGCAAGCCTATTTTTCCCCATTCCATACCCAATTCTCTTAACCTCCATCTCAGGCCATCCAAAAGATGCCATGCCGAGCAATGCGGCGCCTGTTGGAGTTGTTGTCTCCCCTTCCACTGAAGAAAAAATTACCCTCTTACCTTTCAGCAATTCAAGAGTTGCAGGAGCAGGCAAAGGAAGAATGCCATGCTCGCATTTAATTTTTCCTCTTCCTAAAACTGGAGGGGAAGAATAGAGCTTTTCTATTTTTAAATTTTTTAGAGCAACAAGGGAGCCAACTATATCAACAATTGTATCAACCGCCCCAAGTTCGTGAAAATGAACTTTTTCAATGCCCGTTCCATGAATTTTTGCCTCCGCCTTTGCAATTTCATTAAAAATTTTTTTCGCCTTATTTTTTATATCCCCGTCAATATCGCTTTCATCTATTATTTTTGAAATAA is part of the Thermoplasmatales archaeon genome and harbors:
- the larC gene encoding nickel pincer cofactor biosynthesis protein LarC → MIAYIDIVSGISGDMFLASLIDAGFSLKKLREEIDKLGIEVDIEVKKVKDVVEGTSLIISSPDRKFRNLRVISKIIDESDIDGDIKNKAKKIFNEIAKAEAKIHGTGIEKVHFHELGAVDTIVDIVGSLVALKNLKIEKLYSSPPVLGRGKIKCEHGILPLPAPATLELLKGKRVIFSSVEGETTTPTGAALLGMASFGWPEMEVKRIGYGMGKNRLAIPNFLRVVIGKEVCEEGIYVIETNIDDMNPEFFPYLIDRILKSGANDAFIVPVIMKKGRSGILLKVISTYDKIEEIKKIIFEETTTLGLRYYKVKRDVIEREIRKIETKYGEISVKIGYHNGKIVSISPEYEDCRKIAEKKRVPLKEIYEEAKRRAFLLCQNNFD